A DNA window from Streptomyces bacillaris contains the following coding sequences:
- the ftsR gene encoding transcriptional regulator FtsR, producing MLRTPTGGAGDGTATADTRWVSIGTVLTRLREEFPEVTISKIRFLEAEGLVEPQRTPSGYRKFAPGDVERLAQVLRMQRDHYLPLKVIREYLDALARGEQPVLPSPGTQRDLGDAVWESGPGAATAARIGRAELLAAAQVDEEQLAEWESYGLIVAAPEGGYDAEMVTVAKLVADLGRFGLEPRHLRAMRASADREAGLVEQLVAPLRLHRNPQTRAHAEATANELAELSVRLHAALVQTALRSRLH from the coding sequence ATGCTGCGAACACCGACAGGCGGTGCCGGTGACGGCACCGCCACCGCGGACACGCGCTGGGTGAGCATCGGTACGGTGCTCACCCGGCTGCGCGAAGAGTTTCCGGAAGTGACGATTTCCAAGATCCGCTTCCTGGAGGCCGAGGGGCTCGTCGAGCCGCAGCGGACTCCGTCCGGCTACCGGAAGTTCGCTCCCGGTGACGTGGAGCGGCTGGCCCAGGTCCTCCGGATGCAGCGGGACCACTATCTGCCGCTCAAGGTCATCCGGGAGTACCTGGACGCCCTCGCCCGGGGTGAGCAGCCCGTACTGCCCTCGCCGGGCACGCAGCGGGATCTCGGCGACGCTGTGTGGGAGTCCGGACCCGGGGCGGCGACCGCCGCCCGGATCGGGCGTGCCGAGCTGCTGGCGGCCGCCCAGGTCGACGAGGAGCAGCTGGCGGAGTGGGAGTCCTACGGGCTCATCGTCGCGGCTCCCGAGGGCGGCTACGACGCCGAGATGGTGACCGTGGCGAAGCTGGTGGCCGATCTCGGCCGCTTCGGCCTGGAGCCGCGCCATCTGCGGGCCATGCGGGCCTCCGCCGACCGTGAGGCGGGCCTGGTCGAGCAGCTGGTCGCGCCGCTGCGCCTGCACCGGAATCCGCAGACCAGAGCCCATGCCGAGGCCACGGCGAACGAGCTGGCCGAACTCTCCGTACGGCTGCACGCCGCGCTCGTCCAGACCGCTCTGCGCAGCCGTCTGCACTGA
- a CDS encoding bifunctional nuclease family protein: protein MNELDVVGVRVEMPSNQPIVLLREVGGDRYLPIWIGPGEATAIAFAQQGMAPARPLTHDLFKDVLEAVGQELTEVRITDLREGVFYAELVFASGVEVSARPSDAIALALRTGTPIYGSDGVLDDAGIAIPDEQEDEVEKFREFLDQISPEDFGTNSQ, encoded by the coding sequence GTGAACGAGCTCGACGTTGTCGGTGTCCGGGTGGAAATGCCCTCCAACCAACCGATCGTTCTCCTGCGTGAAGTGGGAGGCGACCGGTACCTCCCCATTTGGATCGGTCCTGGGGAGGCGACCGCCATTGCCTTCGCCCAGCAGGGCATGGCTCCGGCCAGGCCGCTGACCCATGACCTGTTCAAGGATGTGCTCGAGGCCGTGGGCCAGGAGCTGACCGAGGTCCGGATCACGGACCTCCGCGAAGGGGTCTTCTACGCGGAGCTGGTCTTCGCCAGCGGGGTCGAGGTGAGCGCCCGGCCCTCCGACGCCATAGCGCTCGCCCTGCGGACCGGCACGCCGATCTACGGCAGTGACGGTGTGCTGGACGACGCGGGCATCGCGATCCCCGACGAGCAGGAGGACGAGGTGGAGAAGTTCCGCGAATTCCTCGACCAGATCTCACCGGAGGACTTCGGGACCAACAGCCAGTGA
- a CDS encoding MerR family transcriptional regulator: MRSSGDGTAAGGPYPQHGSGADHAIRQPAAPAAVATDGVAAASDIGYRGPTACAAAGITYRQLDYWARTGLVEPSVRPAYGSGTQRLYSFRDVVLLKIVKRFLDTGVALQNIRTTVQHLRARGFQDLERMTLMSDGATVYECSSPDEVVSLLQGGQGVFGIAVGVVWRDVDAALSQLHGERVDTGETLIGHNPADELARRRNRAG, from the coding sequence GTGAGAAGCAGCGGCGACGGTACGGCGGCGGGTGGGCCGTATCCGCAGCACGGCAGTGGAGCCGACCACGCCATCAGGCAGCCGGCTGCGCCGGCCGCGGTGGCGACGGACGGTGTGGCAGCGGCGAGCGATATCGGCTATCGCGGACCGACGGCGTGCGCGGCGGCGGGGATCACCTACCGCCAGCTGGACTACTGGGCGCGTACGGGGCTGGTGGAGCCGAGCGTCCGGCCGGCCTACGGGTCGGGGACCCAGCGTCTCTACAGTTTCCGGGACGTGGTCCTCCTCAAGATCGTCAAGCGGTTCCTGGACACCGGGGTCGCTCTGCAGAACATCCGCACCACGGTCCAGCACCTGCGGGCCCGGGGCTTCCAGGACCTCGAACGCATGACTCTGATGAGCGACGGGGCGACGGTCTACGAGTGCTCCTCGCCGGACGAGGTCGTCAGCCTCCTCCAGGGCGGTCAGGGCGTCTTCGGGATCGCCGTGGGTGTCGTCTGGCGGGATGTGGACGCGGCGCTCTCCCAGCTCCACGGCGAGCGGGTCGACACCGGTGAGACCCTCATCGGCCACAACCCGGCCGACGAGCTGGCCCGGCGCCGCAACCGCGCCGGGTGA